The proteins below are encoded in one region of Triticum aestivum cultivar Chinese Spring chromosome 1B, IWGSC CS RefSeq v2.1, whole genome shotgun sequence:
- the LOC123132379 gene encoding cytochrome P450 734A1, which produces MGAVAALLLAGLLAALTYVLRALHSIVWVPHRLERRLRRQGIRGPPRSLLSGNAAEYVAMTKAAQSKPLASFHHAFIGRAAPQYREWAARYGCPFVFWFGPRPRLVVSGPEVAKAVLTDSTGAFEKGTTGSGNNPQARQLIGEGLVGLTGEKWAHHRRVTSPAFNMERVKGWIPEISAITLSMLDKWEVQGETRAEFEIDVNKEFHTLSADVISCVAFGSSYEEGKRIFQLQDEQIQLVILAMRTFYFPGFRYVPTKKNRRRHSLNKEIRNSLRRLIEINRNKCEDSKNLLGLMLSASKADNEFKMGIEEIIDECKTFYFAGKETTANLLTWATLLLALNQEWQHKARDEVLQVCGKNEHPNAETLSSLKIVNMVLKETLRLYPPALFVNRTVTRDVKLGKLDIPAGTQVNLPIVDTHHDVGIWGVNAEEFDPSRFADGKSYHLGAYFPFGIGPAICVGQNLAMVEAKLVLAIVLQRFAFDVSPSYVHAPMMVMTLQPQYGAQLRIRKI; this is translated from the exons ATGGGCGCCGTCGCTGCTCTCCTCCTAGCCGGTCTACTCGCCGCGCTCACGTACGTGCTTCGCGCGCTCCACTCCATCGTATGGGTCCCGCACCGCCTGGAGCGCCGTCTGCGCCGTCAGGGCATCCGGGGCCCTCCGCGCAGCCTGCTCTCCGGGAACGCGGCCGAATACGTCGCCATGACCAAAGCCGCCCAGTCCAAGCCGCTCGCCTCCTTCCACCACGCCTTCATCGGCCGCGCCGCGCCGCAGTACCGCGAGTGGGCGGCGCGGTACGGCTGCCCGTTCGTGTTCTGGTTCGGGCCCCGGCCGCGGTTGGTGGTCTCCGGCCCGGAGGTCGCGAAGGCCGTGCTGACCGACTCCACGGGGGCCTTCGAGAAGGGTACCACCGGCAGCGGCAACAACCCGCAAGCTCGGCAGCTCATCGGCGAGGGGCTGGTGGGGCTCACCGGGGAGAAGTGGGCGCACCACCGCCGTGTGACCTCGCCCGCCTTCAACATGGAGAGAGTCAAG GGTTGGATACCAGAAATATCAGCTATCACTTTATCCATGCTGGATAAATGGGAAGTCCAAGGAGAAACTCGAGCAGAGTTTGAGATCGATGTAAATAAAGAATTCCACACTTTGAGTGCGGATGTCATTTCTTGCGTGGCATTTGGAAGTAGCTACGAGGAAGGAAAGCGAATTTTTCAATTGCAAGATGAACAGATACAACTTGTCATACTTGCTATGAGAACCTTCTACTTTCCTGGCTTCAG GTATGTGCCGACAAAGAAGAACCGAAGAAGGCATAGCCTAAACAAGGAAATCCGAAATTCCCTGCGCAGATTGATTGAGATAAATCGAAACAAGTGTGAAGATTCCAAAAATTTGCTTGGCTTAATGCTATCAGCCAGCAAAGCTGACAATGAGTTTAAAATGGGAATCGAAGAAATCATTGATGAGTGCAAGACATTTTACTTTGCCGGCAAGGAAACAACTGCAAATTTGTTGACTTGGGCAACGCTTCTGCTGGCATTGAATCAAGAATGGCAACACAAGGCCCGAGATGAAGTCCTTCAAGTGTGTGGCAAGAACGAGCACCCAAACGCGGAAACTCTGAGCAGTCTGAAAATT GTTAATATGGTGTTGAAAGAGACCCTCAGGCTGTATCCTCCAGCTCTGTTCGTCAACAGGACAGTCACTAGGGATGTGAAGCTGGGCAAACTTGACATCCCTGCGGGTACGCAGGTCAATCTTCCTATTGTTGACACTCACCATGATGTCGGCATATGGGGAGTTAATGCGGAGGAGTTCGATCCATCGAGGTTTGCAGATGGCAAGAGCTATCACCTTGGTGCATACTTCCCCTTTGGGATTGGCCCTGCCATCTGTGTTGGCCAGAATCTCGCGATGGTCGAGGCAAAGTTGGTGCTTGCAATAGTGCTCCAGCGGTTTGCGTTTGATGTCTCGCCATCCTATGTTCATGCACCAATGATGGTGATGACCCTCCAACCCCAGTATGGTGCTCAACTTCGTATCCGCAAGATCTGA